In Zingiber officinale cultivar Zhangliang chromosome 6A, Zo_v1.1, whole genome shotgun sequence, a single genomic region encodes these proteins:
- the LOC121995723 gene encoding 3-ketoacyl-CoA synthase 11-like yields MAGSEQTANAPLIQSSPSRLPDFKQSVKLKYVKLGYHYLITHGMYLFLLPLVAIVAASLSTFSIKDVHDLWEHLRFNLISVILCSTLLVFISTVYFLTRPRPVYLVNFACYKPEDARKCSRLTFMDRSIQTGSFSEENLAFQKKILERSGLGESTYLPEAVINIPPNPCMAEARKEARMVMFGAIDELLAKTNVKPKDIGILIVNCSLFNPTPSLSAMVVNHYKLRGNIVSYNLGGMGCSAGLLSIDLAKDLLQVYPNSYALVISMENITLNWYFGNNRSMLVSNCLFRMGGAAILLSNKRSERWRSKYQLVHSVRTHKGSDDKCFSCVTQEEDENGKVGVSLSKDLMAVAGDALKTNITTLGPLVLPASEQLIFLATLVAKKLFKMKIRPYIPDFKLAFEHFCIHAGGRAVLDEIEKNLKLSDWHMEPSRMTLYRFGNTSSSSLWYELAYSEGKGRIKKKDRIWQIAFGSGFKCNSAVWKALRTVNPAKEKNPWMDEIDDFPVAVPKVSTL; encoded by the coding sequence ATGGCTGGTTCTGAACAAACAGCCAATGCCCCATTGATCCAATCATCTCCCTCCCGGCTCCCTGACTTCAAGCAATCCGTGAAGCTCAAGTATGTTAAACTTGGTTACCACTATCTAATTACCCATGGGATGTACCTATTCCTTCTGCCTCTTGTTGCCATTGTTGCCGCATCCCTCTCCACCTTTTCCATCAAGGATGTCCATGACCTTTGGGAGCATCTTAGATTCAACCTGATCTCTGTCATCCTTTGCTCCACACTTCTTGTCTTCATCTCCACTGTCTACTTCCTCACACGCCCCAGACCTGTGTATTTGGTTAATTTTGCTTGTTACAAGCCCGAAGATGCACGAAAATGCTCTAGGCTAACGTTCATGGATAGATCTATTCAAACAGGCTCGTTTTCAGAAGAGAACCTTGCATTCCAGAAAAAGATTCTTGAAAGGTCTGGTCTCGGCGAATCAACTTACCTCCCTGAGGCGGTCATCAATATACCTCCGAACCCTTGCATGGCCGAGGCACGGAAGGAAGCTAGAATGGTCATGTTTGGTGCCATTGATGAACTTTTGGCAAAGACAAATGTCAAACCCAAGGACATTGGCATTTTAATTGTCAATTGTAGCTTGTTCAATCCAACTCCATCTCTTTCTGCCATGGTTGTGAATCATTACAAGCTCCGAGGAAATATTGTCAGTTATAATCTTGGCGGAATGGGGTGCAGTGCTGGTCTCCTTTCTATTGATCTCGCCAAGGACCTTCTTCAAGTTTATCCCAATTCCTATGCTTTGGTTATCAGCATGGAGAACATCACTTTGAACTGGTACTTTGGAAATAACCGTTCCATGCTTGTTTCCAACTGTTTGTTCCGTATGGGAGGTGCTGCAATTCTTCTATCGAACAAGAGGTCAGAACGCTGGCGTTCAAAGTACCAATTGGTGCACTCGGTTCGCACTCATAAGGGTTCTGATGATAAGTGCTTCAGTTGTGTCACCCAAGAAGAGGATGAGAATGGCAAGGTGGGTGTGTCTCTTTCAAAAGACCTTATGGCAGTTGCTGGTGATGCTCTCAAGACCAACATCACTACACTAGGTCCGCTTGTCTTACCCGCGTCTGAACAATTGATCTTTTTGGCTACACTGGTGGCCAAGAAGTTATTCAAAATGAAGATCAGGCCTTACATTCCAGATTTCAAGTTGGCCTTTGAGCATTTCTGCATTCATGCTGGAGGAAGGGCTGTTTTGGATGAAATAGAAAAGAACTTGAAGCTCTCTGATTGGCATATGGAACCCTCAAGGATGACCCTCTACAGGTTTGGAAACACTTCAAGCAGTTCCCTATGGTATGAATTGGCTTATTCAGAAGGGAAAGggaggatcaagaagaaggacagAATTTGGCAAATTGCATTTGGGTCTGGATTCAAGTGCAACAGTGCTGTGTGGAAGGCTCTGAGGACCGTCAATCCTGCAAAGGAGAAAAACCCATGGATGGATGAAATTGATGATTTTCCAGTTGCAGTTCCAaaggtttcaacactttga